The genome window CAATAGAGCATCCACTATAGCATCAAGACGTTGCAGAGCCAGGACATGTGCTCCGGTATAAACGTTCTCCAGTTCATGGATATCATATTTACCATTTTTCCAGAATGTTTCGGCAGTTAGAGCCACTGGATCAGCAACGCCAAAGTAGTGAAAGGGACAGAGTAGTTTTTCATCAAGTGCCTCAGGCAATCGTATCTCTGCCGCATAACGGTTACCGAAGTCAGCAATAACACTTTTCCCATCCATACGCTCGGGTGTTGCAGTAAGGCCAAGAAGGATCTGGGGTGTGAGATAATCGAAAATAGCACGATAACTGTCTGAGGGGCCGTGGTGAACCTCATCAATGACGATGTAGTCATAAAAATCAGTACCTGCTTGCTCCCATAGTCGGCGGGAACTCAGCATATTCACAGAACAGAATAGATGCTCCATGCGCGTTGCCTCGTAAGGACCAACAAGTAGTTCACCAAAATCGGCTATACGCAATACATTTCTGAAGGTTACAACTGCTTGTTCTAATATCTCCCTCCGGTGAGCGACAAATAGTAAGCGGGCCTGCCTGTTTTGTGTCTCAAAAAATCGCCGAAAATCAAATGCAGCAACAACAGTTTTACCGGTGCCCGTTGCAGCGATTACGAGATTCCTCCTTTGACCGTGAACGGTTCGTTCTGCCTGAAGGGCATCGAGTATACGTTCCTGGAAGGGATGAGGACGTAGATCGAAAAACGCAGTAGGTAGGGGTGTCTTTGTGCGTGCATGTTGTATTGCCTCGCGAAAAGGTAGAGGATCGTCAGGATGGAAAGGAAGAAACTCCCGGCTGTTCCAATATGTCTCGAACTCTGCAGAAAATTTCTCAAGAATATGCGGCATGTCTTGAGCCGTTACCTTAAGATTCCACTCGAGCCCGCTTGTCATTGCAGCATGGGACATATTGGCCGATCCAATATACGCTGTTGAAAACCCGGAGTTGCGTTGGAAGTGATATGCTTTTGCATGAAGACGGGTTCTGTCGGTATCATATGATACTCTAACTTTGATATTTGGCATTTTAGCAAGCCATTCAACGGCAGGAGAGTCAGAAGCACCCATATATGAGGTCGTGATTACCCTCACAGGGACGTTGCGGATACGAAGATCCTCCAAAGCTGGCATAAGGAGGCGCAGGCCGGACCACTTGATAAAAGAAATTAACATATCTACTGCATCAGCTGATCGCATCTCAGCCTGTAGGTCTTGAAGGAGCTGTGGTTCATGAGGAGATCCAGTAAACAGACTGCTCTCAGCTATTGGTGTTGCAGGACGAGGCATTCCTTGCTGAGCATAATGTGGAGGTGTTATTTCTGACAGCACTGATGTTTCTCCGGGCACAAGTTTGTGTTTTTGGAGATAAGCTTTTTCGCTGGTACCGGAAAGAAGATCGATTAGGTGATTACAGAGGTTGAGTCGTTCATTTGGATCGGTTTCCTGCTGCAAAGATTTTTCAATAACCCTGGCAACAAAGGCTGCATAGCGGGAAGGTTGCTCTTCAGGATCAATCTTAGCGAAAACAGATCGAAGCTCTGGGTGTCGTAAGAGCGCATCTCGCAACCCTTCATCGAGCAAGGCTTCATAAATGCCATAAGACAGAGCATAGTAATTATCATTTGTAAACATTGACATTGATTAATGTCCTCTGTTTTTTTCTATGAGCTTCGTGTCATTCTATATCAACAGTCCTATTTATTCTATAGATCTTTTCCGGACAATAACAATTGATTCCAGCATTCTTAAAAGGCAGATCGGTATCAGGATTGTCCCTGTCGAATTGCCCACCTCTATTGATGCGATGATCGTACACTCTCCCGGTTTCAGACAT of Nitrospirota bacterium contains these proteins:
- a CDS encoding DUF3427 domain-containing protein, with protein sequence MFTNDNYYALSYGIYEALLDEGLRDALLRHPELRSVFAKIDPEEQPSRYAAFVARVIEKSLQQETDPNERLNLCNHLIDLLSGTSEKAYLQKHKLVPGETSVLSEITPPHYAQQGMPRPATPIAESSLFTGSPHEPQLLQDLQAEMRSADAVDMLISFIKWSGLRLLMPALEDLRIRNVPVRVITTSYMGASDSPAVEWLAKMPNIKVRVSYDTDRTRLHAKAYHFQRNSGFSTAYIGSANMSHAAMTSGLEWNLKVTAQDMPHILEKFSAEFETYWNSREFLPFHPDDPLPFREAIQHARTKTPLPTAFFDLRPHPFQERILDALQAERTVHGQRRNLVIAATGTGKTVVAAFDFRRFFETQNRQARLLFVAHRREILEQAVVTFRNVLRIADFGELLVGPYEATRMEHLFCSVNMLSSRRLWEQAGTDFYDYIVIDEVHHGPSDSYRAIFDYLTPQILLGLTATPERMDGKSVIADFGNRYAAEIRLPEALDEKLLCPFHYFGVADPVALTAETFWKNGKYDIHELENVYTGAHVLALQRLDAIVDALLRFEPDLSRVKGIGFCVSVHHAEYMTSMFNERGIASDVLVGETIDDKRTSLLKDFRDGKLTFLFTRDVLNEGLDVPDVNTVLFLRPTESLTVFLQQLGRGLRHAPDKDCLTVIDFVGQAHRRYRIDSKLKALLPKTRYSVDREIELDFPHLPSGCSIQLDRIAREYVLTNIRDNLRNLSVQIPERLQTFESEANQPLTFNNFVRYHDYEPETLLVKETWSDWKAKAHLIEPPSDPDKVRLGSALVRAASITGPLEIKALRQAVNRLRLNDIEGALEEASGIALPIHYRLWNKPGKALELPTLHESFLRLSRNQSFLNDIEEVLEWAEAETRVGGVTPELPFPCSLELHAQYGNSYIKAALGMATLESAGPTGVGVLHFRDIKAYALLITFQKTEREFSPSTMYADYPLSRELLHWESQSSTTQASDTGQNLIHHRERGYSILIFVRSAKKRNNITIPFIYLGPADRVSYEGERPIKIIWRPHHQLPAEIFEENRRGG